The Dioscorea cayenensis subsp. rotundata cultivar TDr96_F1 chromosome 21, TDr96_F1_v2_PseudoChromosome.rev07_lg8_w22 25.fasta, whole genome shotgun sequence genome includes a region encoding these proteins:
- the LOC120252516 gene encoding SKP1-interacting partner 15, translating to MEPESDPDRKEDPDPAPSSSSSSSPSPFELLPPDALHEIMGRLTLRPALAARAACRFLREALPPESLPPLRLLALRHPRHSPYTILVLDPSFASPLWLSIPLSFLPFPSPSPVASSPSLLLLWADTPPSRSLIVCNPLARAYRVLPPLGSAWSRHGTVLAAPGGAALVLTELAALSYTPGSPHWLKSPLNLPSKPRSPILMSGSIFTLCDIGSPWRSQWKLFSCSMNCLGGWTQLERHDWGDVFDILKRPRLIPGAGGNRILMIGGLRSSFAVDAPCSTVLILGLDLGTMEWDEFGRMPPEMYRCFAGVAGGSAGGNNKVKVFGGDGRVWFSGKRARGKLAMWEEDREVRKGGGGAWKWVDGVPGYTEGVYRGFVFDAGFTAMP from the coding sequence ATGGAACCGGAGTCGGATCCTGATCGGAAAGAGGATCCCGATCCGGCGCCGtcctcttcgtcttcttccTCTCCATCGCCGTTCGAGCTCCTCCCACCGGACGCGCTGCACGAGATCATGGGGCGGTTGACGCTGCGGCCGGCGCTGGCCGCGCGCGCGGCCTGCCGCTTCCTCCGCGAGGCTCTCCCCCCTGAAAGCCTCCCTCCTCTTCGCCTCCTCGCCCTCCGCCACCCTCGCCACTCGCCGTACACGATCCTTGTCCTCGACCCCTCCTTCGCTTCCCCACTCTGGCTCAGCATCCCTCTGAGCTTCCTCCCCTTTCCCTCTCCGTCTCCCGTCGCCTCCTCCCCATCCCTTCTCCTGCTTTGGGCTGATACCCCGCCTTCGAGATCCCTCATCGTTTGCAATCCATTGGCCCGAGCTTACCGCGTGCTGCCCCCTCTTGGCTCTGCTTGGTCTCGCCACGGCACCGTCCTTGCTGCCCCCGGCGGCGCTGCTCTCGTACTCACCGAACTCGCCGCTCTCTCCTACACTCCTGGCTCCCCACACTGGCTCAAATCCCCCCTCAATCTCCCTTCCAAACCCCGCAGCCCGATTTTGATGTCTGGATCTATATTCACGCTTTGCGACATCGGCTCGCCGTGGAGATCTCAGTGGAAGCTCTTCTCTTGTTCGATGAATTGCTTGGGTGGCTGGACGCAGCTGGAGCGGCATGACTGGGGGGATgtgtttgatattttgaagAGGCCGCGGTTGATCCCTGGGGCGGGAGGGAATAGGATCTTGATGATTGGAGGCTTGAGGTCTTCGTTCGCTGTGGATGCGCCGTGCTCAACGGTGCTTATCCTTGGTCTGGATTTGGGGACGATGGAGTGGGATGAGTTCGGGCGTATGCCTCCCGAGATGTATAGGTGTTTCGCAGGTGTTGCTGGTGGGAGTGCTGGGGGGAACAACAAGGTTAAGGTTTTCGGTGGTGATGGGAGGGTGTGGTTCTCTGGGAAGAGGGCGAGGGGGAAGCTAGCCATGTGGGAGGAGGATAGGGAAGTTAGGAAGGGTGGTGGAGGCGCGTGGAAGTGGGTGGATGGAGTACCCGGGTACACTGAGGGGGTTTACCGGGGATTCGTCTTCGATGCGGGCTTCACTGCCATGCCATGA